Sequence from the Cryptococcus neoformans var. grubii H99 chromosome 3, complete sequence genome:
GATTCCCACCCAAACCTCTATTGCCTCCATTTCCTGATCCTCCACCCTCCTTGCCATTGCCTGaacctccaccaccaccaaagcctcccccaccaccgccactAGCACCGTCGCTGGCGTTCCCCTTCTTGTTACCACCTTCATCTGCACTTTCGGTCACCTTCGCCTTCACACTGTAGCGTCTACCGTGGTAATGCTTTCTATGGTGCAATGAGATGGCCCCTTCTTTGGCATGACCGTCCACATGGACGTGGTTCTCGCTTGGAATGCCGAGAGGTAAAGGACTATCGTTCGATGATTGTGGGGAGACCGGAGAAAAATCCGATGTCACTGCCGCAATTATGAGCAAAATGGTACCCTCAAAGCGATCTCTAGCCTCTTGATCGATTTCCCAGTCTTCAGTAAACAGCGTATTGGGCATATCGCTCCAGACCTCTTCAAGATTATCCAAGTCGTTGGCCGAAAGGGCATCTCCATATTGAGAGTGGAATTTCTTCACAGCTTTATCATTGGCCTCCAAGACGACAACATTCCTGCCCGcctcatccatcatcatcgctaGTCGACAGAAGCTCCAATCGACAATTGTAAATCCGAGTCGGCACTTAAACAGGTCGAAGGCAGTGACGACATACCAGACGGACTGGAAAATGCCTTCCTTGCAGGCGTAATAGAAAGAATTGCGCTGCTGCTCTCTTTCCGATTCAGTACGCCATTTTAGTTCGCCTACGCCGCAGACCTTTTCAAGGACACCGCCTCTACGAACCCTGAACACGAAATCCGGTGTGGTCGCCCCCTTCTCGGTCGACGTTTCAGTAATGGATTTAATTTTAGATATCGATCTATCAAAAGGAATGGATGACGCACGGCCATCTTTTGCGCTTTTCGCCGTCTAGAAAAGATATCGAAACGTGTCAGATATTTTGAGCTCATCTAATATCttgaaaggaaagaacTCACTTCCGGTCGTCCGAACTCTTTGACCACATCTATATCGGACCATTGTCGTCCCATAAATTCCTGACGTGACATATCATACTTACCATATTGAAAATATGGCGGTGTGTCGCTCGAACCaatgaaggaaaagaaatAAAATAAGTAACTGTCGCGGGCGTCCGACTCGTCTGCGATCGACCGATATCGAGCAGCCATCCCTAGTTGCTCAAGCATATTTCTTTTACGTATTTCAGAAAGAGAATTGATGGCCACCACATTAGGGACTGAATATAGTTGGTTGATATCGAAGGGAACATAGCACAAGGGCGAAGGATATGTTGCGTTAGCGGGATGACCGGGCGTGAAGGACATGGTTGAGGCAGTGATTTGAATGAGTGGATGATTGAATGCTAATAGAATGaacaaaaaggaaaaacCAAgttgaaaaggaaaaacCAAGTTAGACTTTAGACTTTAGACTTGGATGGCGGTGCTTTGGCCTTTGTGGTGCTATTGGGCCGTTCGGTACGGGAATGGAGTATTACGTAATGTAAGGTAAGAGccgggagaaggagagttGTAATGAGGATTAGGCTTAGATTGTAAAGGAGTTCGATCACACAAACCTGATCTCCAATTCTGCCCCCAGTCTCCTGCGCTGATGCCTGGTTTCAATGACAAGTTACACCATTGCTACAGAGACCTATAATACAAAGACCCATAGCGAGCCATAGGCTACACTCAATACTAGGATGGTTGCATAATGTTacgactcgtccccaacaaggtccggctttggagacgagatagaaagccgtagtttaactaagcaatgaggtatatgtatgatatacctcttgacacttgtctgttggcgtATGGTATAGGACggaggtatattcgcttgggaagatcaagcaagcttatatactaatggagtaagtttatgtcgaaggtggtgcaaggtaagacgagagcgagcactgggagctcgaggacgtttcgcaaagtaacttatgaaatattaatcttcgaggggaagaagatcaagatcgaggacagagctcccctttatatacttctacagaaatctattcATATCCCTTGAGGCccagctggaggtccagttGGAGgtccagttcttttctcggaCGACGGATGTAATACGAAACGCCAACTTTTgagaacaacaacaaatgatTTTATCTCCCCCGCAGACTCCAGCGTCATCACTTTAACTGGCCGGGGTGAGCAACGAAATACATCTACTACTGTAATTTATATGGCAACGGGAAGAACGAAAATGCAATTATCGCTGTATaacatatatatattcaTATAGTATACCGATTCCATATACACCCCTAGAGACTTTTATCATCTCGTTCTCCTAAACATCTTGTCCTCGGGGACGACCTCTTTGAACGACGGGCAGTCGCAAATATCTTTAATACGGTTTTCATCCCGCAGACGTTTTATAGCTTCTTCGCATACGTTCCTCACCGCCACATGCGTAGTGAAAGCCTTGCAACGCGCCACGTCTTGATCGTGGCAGGTAACTATTACGTTGTTTTTCAGCTTTCAAATAAAACCCCCCTCCTCCGAGGAATACACACTCACCGACACCCTCACATAATTTCGGTCCGACTGCATCTAGTTTCCAGTATGCACAGCCCTTGGCCTGCATCCATCTAGTCAACAGGCCCTTTGGATGAAGGTCGCTTGCACTGGGACCTTTGCAATATTTTTCGATAAAAGGCACGACGTGGTTATCGAATATCCTCTGGGTATGTTCAAGGGAAAAACCAGAGTCTTGGAAAATAGCACCGTATATAATTTCGATAACGCTTCCTGTAAACTGGACACCGTTGTGTCAATCGctccatctttttttttttttttttttttttttttttttttttttttttttttttttttttttttacaaATGACGATCAAAACTCACATGGTTGACAGCAACACTATCCCAATAGTGAATACCTCCTTGTTCATCTTCTGAAAGGCCAGCATCCGCCTGAGCCTTTGCATCACGCATAAAGTATGTAGCACGACCGAGTTCCCTCTCTGCCctttcatcaccatccttgAGGAGGTTTTGTAGGCCTAGCTCGGTCGCTAGCGCGCATCGAAGTCCCTGTTCATGTCCGTCAGCGGTATGATTGGTGAAAGgctatatatatatatatgaagATACCTCTGTGGTACGAAACGTCTACAGGTTGTTGTGCATTAGCAACAGTGATTTGGGCCATCATACACGATTCAAATGGACGGACATACTTTCATGTTGGATAAAGAACCGGGTCCTTCTTCAGGGTACTTTTCCAGCAGGAATTCAATGACGTCTATCCGCCCAGCTTTAGTTTGTGTTTTGACGAAAATCGGCCGGGAgtctggagaagaaaaccAATACACTCACGAAGATCCATGATCGCATTGCCCAGCATCTTGTAGTTTTCGCGGATCCGCCTTGCATCAGGCCGATTACTCATACTCTGTGAGATTTGAGATAACCCATGTCAGATGGATGGATACACATGAATTTTGGTTCTGACAAacacaaaaaaaaaatttAAAAAATTTGCAGAATCAGCTCACAATGACATCTTCGTACCTCCTTTTACTCTTAAACTTGTACCCCAGAATCTCAAACGCTGAGGAAGAATCCGTTCCCGTTTCGGTTTCGGCACCAGCCCCATCTTTCTCGGTATCACGTTCATCGTCGGTCAGGGGAAGCACATGTTTGATCTCTTCCCAAGTACTGAAAAGATCGAGGGGGACATTTAGATGTATCAACGTGGAGATGACATTGTCAAAGTTTTTATCTCTGCCGTACGAGGCTCCAATGATAGCTTCGACAATATCCGCTAGGAGCTATagaaaatgaaaaaaaaaaaaaaatggtcAAGACTTGGCTAACAGATGATAATATAATGCAAAACTTGCCTTATCTCCCAGTTTCCTAATTTCTGGACCATCGTTACTTGTCTGCACAGCCTTCTTTGGCGCAATCTGCCGCGGTAACAGCTCTAATTCCCAATCTCGTGGTACCCAGTCTTTCACTTTAAGCCGTTTATCTCTCACGAATTCCACGAGCCCGAGCTTGATTGCGTTGGCGGTGAGTGTGCGATTACTGACAAGTTTGTGTCTATCTTGCCATACTTTCAACGAGTCTTCTCGAGAGTTTGAACCTCCACCGTGGAGATAGACGtggatggtgatgaagaactTGAGGAGGGTATCGCCAAGGATTTCGAGGCGCTCATAGGTCCATGGGGTGACGTTTAGCGAGGATGGGGCGGTGAGTGCCTGGAGAGCGAGTTCGGGATGGAGCAATGAACCAAACAGTTTGGTGGACATTTCGTATGCGATGAGCATGCATTCGAGTTGGTGGatgaaaaagggaaaggcgGTGAGGGTGCGGAAGATGCTGGCGGGGATACAGTGACGATTTTCATACTCTGGGATGAGGTACTGCTTTGAACGCTGTTCGGAAGGCGTGGTAGAGGTAGTGATATATGAGCCATTTTTGGCGAGACACGCCGTCTCGACTTGGAGGATGGGCTGCTTGCGATGTACGAGCTGGGGAAACAGACAGCTCTCGCCTTGGATCACTTGCAGGATGGTCTTTTCTGGTCGTTCTGGATGGGGAGAGTTGGGATGGAGGTCGTGACGGACAGCAGTAATGTAGCTTCGGCGGGTCAGTTCAGAATTCGCAGAGGCCATGGCATCGAAGCATTGCGCGCAGAGGTCATCCCCGCTTTTGAAGGTGAACGGGACTGTCAGTGGCCCATCGGCAATAGCTTGGACTTGCTCCCAAGCGATATCCTCAAGCGGGAACAGACCTGGTTGTTTAGTGGGAGAGTACCCATACTTGAGGGGTAGCAACAACCACTTGATATGATGGAGATCTGCCTTGATGAGCCTTTGCAGTTCAGCCCTCATGAGCCGCACTGTGAATCTCAGTGTCTGACCGAGCTTGACGTCGTCGAGGCTCTCTAGGCGTCCGGCGTTGATCATCCTCACGCAACCACGGTGGGTAGGCTGCTCCCCTACGCCGACATTCACGTCGACCGTATCGTACTTTTCGAATAACGGCAGGGGTCTGCTGGTGAGCAAGCACATGGGCCTGCATTCGCCATGGTCGTACGTCTTTTCGGCTGTCGGTGAGAGCAGGAGGACGGAGGCATATACCTGTTCCCCGGGCGCAAAGGGCGGACACTCTTTCCAGAACTGGGGAGTGGCCTGGTACGCATAGTCGCCGCTTCCGGTTCCCTGTGGCAGCTCGTCCTTGATCAAGAGTTTCCTGCTCTCCCAGCGGTAGTTGCACTTGGACTTTGTGGCCATGACATCGTCCCTCGGCGGCCTGCGGGTGTTTGCGGGCGTGGGCTGGAAGCGGTCGTCGAGCTCGTGGCTGTCGAGGAGGAGCCTCACTGCGCGGAAGGACGCGGACTGCTTTGCGAGGGACTTGTTGGGGCACGGGTCCGAGGTGAGGGGGCCGAGGTCGGGGAGGCGGACGGTGCAGAGCGTGGCGGGGGGCGCGTCGCTGTGGTGGAACTCGAAGGCGGGGGTGTGTCCCACCGCGGCGAACCAGCGCGAGAGATGCCCCCCAGCGTTCTGGAGGGAGAGCTCGGCGCCCGAGGACGAGGTGAATAGCGGGGCAGACATGCAGTGTGCAGTCAGCGGGCGTGCACGCGCCGCGATTTATTTACTCGACAcattctcctccctccactcccCCACCCCCCATGCTCCGTCTCCCCCGCACCACACGCCGcgccctctcctccctcgccCCCTGCGCCCTTGCGCCCCACTTTGACCGCCCCCTCCCGCCCCCGGCCGCCGCGCCCCCTGCGCCCCTCTGCGGCCTCCCGCCGCTCACCGCCCCCGACGCCCTCCCGCCCCTCACCCGCCGCACCGTCCTCCACGCCCACGCCCTCGTCGCCCGCATCGccgccgcccccgcccACCCCGACCCCGCAGAGCTCCGCCACGTGGTGAAGAACCTCGACCGTCTCAGCGATGTCCTCTGCGGCGTCATCGACATGTGCGAGCTCGTGCGCAACGTCCATCCGGACCCCCGCTGGATCGAGGAGACCGAAAAGACGTACGAGACCCTGTGCAGCTTCATGAACGAGCTCAATACCAACAGGGGACTCTATGACGTGAGTCCCAGCCTGCCGTCCCATGCGTCCGTCCCGTCGCTCATCCACCCGCCAGGCCCTCATCGCAACCGTCTCGCACAAATTCCCCGGCAACCCGCTGTCGCCCGCCGAGCTCAAAGTCGCACAGACCTTTCTCTCAGACTTTGAGCGCTCCGGCATACAGCTGCCCCCCAGCGTCCGTGCCAAATTCGTCCGCCACTCTGACAATATCCTCGCGCTCGGCCGaaccttcctctcctctgTCTCGGCCGGGCCCTCGACGGATACCCCTATAGAAATACCAGAACCAGACGTATTGCTCGCCGGGCTCAGCCCGAAATTTGTGGCTTCGTTACCGCGGAAAAAGCGCAGAGGTCCCGTACTCCTCGCGCCCGGCTCGTGGGAAGCACAGATGATCGGCAGATATGCAGACAATGAGGAAGCTCGTCGCCTGGTGTATATCGGCTCCATGCGGGAAGACAAGGACAGGGTCCATGTGTTGGAGACAATGCTGAAGGAACGAGCAGAGCTCGCCCACGTGCTTGGAAAGGAAACATGGGGCCATGTCGCCCTGTCCGACAAGATGGCCAAGACGCCCCAAAACGTTTTACAGTTCCTCACGTCTCTGGCGACACACCACCGGCCatcggcagcagcagacgTTGCCGCTCTCCAACGCCTCAAGGCCCTTTCCACAGTCTCCCGCACTGGTTCTCAACTGCCCACCGTGTACGCTTGGGATAGAGACCATTATGCAGAGCAATATGCTGCATCATTACTACCCAACGGATCCTTACCGCCCATCACACCCTACTTCTCCGTGGGCACAGCCATGTCTGGCCTTTCGCAAATGTTGTCGCGTCTCTACGGCATCTCCTTCAGACCCGTGTCTGTCTCACACGGCGAAGTCTGGCACCCCTCGGTGAGGCGATTGGACGTGATGGACGAACATGGTAAACGAATAGGAGTGATCTACTGCGATTTGTTTTCAAGACCCGGTAAGCCATCAGCGGGCGCAGCACACTATACCGTCCGCTGCTCGAGAAGGGTGGACGATGATCCTTTGGAAGGCGATGGCCTGCCTCCAGGATGGGATCAACATCTCGGTAAAGGAATGGAAGTAAAAGGTGAAGCGTTACATGGCAAAGAGGGCAGATACCAACTTCCCATCGTTGTGCTCACCACGGACTTTGGAACGGTTGAAGAAAGCGGCCCAGCGTTGCTTGGATGGAACGATCTCGAGACTCTGTTCCACGAGATGGGGCATGCTATCCACTGTAAGATATTCCCAACACCAATGATTCGAAACTAACAACACTTATGTAATTAGCAATGATCGGCCAAACAGAGTTTCACAATGTGTCCGGTACTCGATGTGCCACCGACTTTGTCGAactcccttccatcctcatgGAGCACTTTATCTCTTCCCCAGCTGTCCTCAGCACATTCGCCACCCACTATACCACCAACGAACCTTTACCGATCCCTCTCATCCAAGCGCATCTGCAACTCGACCAGTCCCTCAAAGCCCTCGAAACACATTCACAAATCCTGATGGCGCTGCTTGACCAAAAGTACCACTCTATCAAGCACGGCGAACAACTTGACTCTACCCGAGTCTGGAACGAGCTGCAAAGCCAAGTAGGGGTGATCCCACCCGTGCGAGGGACGGCGTGGCAGACGCAGTTTGGACACTTGTACGGCTACGGCGCGACTTATTATTCCTATCTGTTTGATCGTGCAATCGCAGGCAAGATCTGGTC
This genomic interval carries:
- a CDS encoding mitochondrial intermediate peptidase 1 → MLRLPRTTRRALSSLAPCALAPHFDRPLPPPAAAPPAPLCGLPPLTAPDALPPLTRRTVLHAHALVARIAAAPAHPDPAELRHVVKNLDRLSDVLCGVIDMCELVRNVHPDPRWIEETEKTYETLCSFMNELNTNRGLYDALIATVSHKFPGNPLSPAELKVAQTFLSDFERSGIQLPPSVRAKFVRHSDNILALGRTFLSSVSAGPSTDTPIEIPEPDVLLAGLSPKFVASLPRKKRRGPVLLAPGSWEAQMIGRYADNEEARRLVYIGSMREDKDRVHVLETMLKERAELAHVLGKETWGHVALSDKMAKTPQNVLQFLTSLATHHRPSAAADVAALQRLKALSTVSRTGSQLPTVYAWDRDHYAEQYAASLLPNGSLPPITPYFSVGTAMSGLSQMLSRLYGISFRPVSVSHGEVWHPSVRRLDVMDEHGKRIGVIYCDLFSRPGKPSAGAAHYTVRCSRRVDDDPLEGDGLPPGWDQHLGKGMEVKGEALHGKEGRYQLPIVVLTTDFGTVEESGPALLGWNDLETLFHEMGHAIHSMIGQTEFHNVSGTRCATDFVELPSILMEHFISSPAVLSTFATHYTTNEPLPIPLIQAHLQLDQSLKALETHSQILMALLDQKYHSIKHGEQLDSTRVWNELQSQVGVIPPVRGTAWQTQFGHLYGYGATYYSYLFDRAIAGKIWSSLFARGRTNSNNAAAAAADILSREGGEAFKEKVLKWGGGRDPWEMVGDVIGGAEGEQVARGDEKAMELVGRWMIK